ATTGATGCTATAGGTTTAGACGAATTAGGAGAAAAAGTTTGGACTAAAGAAATTGCTTCTTTAAACAAACAAGCAGAAGTGATTCTAAGAACAAACACCTTAAATACCTCTAAAGAGGTTTTACAAAAACGTTTAAAAGAAGAAGGAATTGATACCGAGTTTGTTCAAGGATATCCTGATGCTTTGAAATTAGTTGAACGTGCCAATGTATTTAAAACTGAATGCTTTAAAAAAGGATTCTTTGAAGTACAAGACGCTTCATCACAGCTAGTTGCAGCTTATTTAGATGTAGAACCTGGTATGAAAGTTGTAGATACTTGCGCTGGAGCTGGAGGTAAAACATTACACTTAGCTTCTTTAATGCAAAACAAAGGTCAAATTGTAGCTATGGACATTTATGAGAGTAAACTTAAAAAACTAAAAGTTAGGGCTCGAAGAAATGGTGTTCATAATATCGACTTAAGAGTTATTGACTCTACAAAACCTATTAAAAAGTTATACAACAAGGCTGATAGAGTTTTAATTGATGCTCCATGTTCTGGTTTAGGTGTAATTAGAAGAAACCCAGATAGCAAATGGAAGTTACAACCTGAGTTTTTAGACAATATTAAAAAAGTACAACAAGATGTTCTTCAGAGTTACTCAAGAATGGTAAAAAGTGGAGGTAAATTAGTATATGCAACCTGCTCTGTTTTGCCATCTGAAAATCAAGAACAAGTAGAACAATTTTTATCATCAGAAGCAGGAAAAGAGTTCTCTTTTGTTTCAGACAAAAAGGTTCTATCTCACGAATCTGGTTTTGATGGTTTTTATATGGCCCTATTAGAAAAAAATAAATCATGATTAAAAAACTACTTTCAACATTTTTATTTTTTATAGCTATTTCAATTATTGCTCAACAGAGTTATTATAACGATGTTGATTTAACAAAAAGCGGATTAGCTTTAAAACAAGAATTAGCAACAAAAATTATAAACACACACGGTAATCAATTAGATTACACTCCGGATGTTTGGGAAGCATGTAAAGCGACAGATGTAGACCCAAACAATTCAAATCAAGTATTATTAATTTACGGATATAGTAGCTCAGGAACGACTGCAAGAACGAGAGGAATTAATGATAATAGTGGAAGTAATGGAGATTGGAACAGAGAACACGTATATCCTAGAAGTTTAGGTGATCCTAATTTAGGTTCTTCTGGTCCTGGATCAGATGCACATCACTTAAGACCTTCTGACGTTCAATATAATAGTCAAAGAGGAAATAAATCTTTTGCTGACGGATCTGGAAATTCTGGAGATGTTTCTGGAGGTTGGTATCCTGGAGATGAATGGAAAGGTGACGTTGCTCGAATGATGATGTATATGTATTTACGTTATGGAGATCGTTGTTTACCAAATGTAGTTGGAGTTGGAAGTTCTGCCGGAACTCCAGATGATATGATTGATTTATTTTTAGAATGGAATGCTGAAGATCCTGTTTCTGCTATTGAAGATAATAGAAATAATTATCATGAAGATGTTTCTAATCAATATGCACAAGGAAACAGAAATCCTTTTATTGATAATCCAAACTTAGCTACTCAAATTTGGGGTGGACCAACAGCGGAAAATAGATGGGCAACTGCAAGTGTAAATGAT
This genomic window from Tenacibaculum sp. 190524A05c contains:
- a CDS encoding RsmB/NOP family class I SAM-dependent RNA methyltransferase, which produces MRLHRNLVFAVIDSLRDIFNEGVYADKAVETALRRDKRWGARDRKFVAETIYEIVRWKRLYAEIANVKEPFSRQDLWRLFSVWCVLRGIQLPDWNQIEPTPTRRIKGKFDELSKIRKYRESIPDWIDAIGLDELGEKVWTKEIASLNKQAEVILRTNTLNTSKEVLQKRLKEEGIDTEFVQGYPDALKLVERANVFKTECFKKGFFEVQDASSQLVAAYLDVEPGMKVVDTCAGAGGKTLHLASLMQNKGQIVAMDIYESKLKKLKVRARRNGVHNIDLRVIDSTKPIKKLYNKADRVLIDAPCSGLGVIRRNPDSKWKLQPEFLDNIKKVQQDVLQSYSRMVKSGGKLVYATCSVLPSENQEQVEQFLSSEAGKEFSFVSDKKVLSHESGFDGFYMALLEKNKS
- a CDS encoding endonuclease, which gives rise to MIKKLLSTFLFFIAISIIAQQSYYNDVDLTKSGLALKQELATKIINTHGNQLDYTPDVWEACKATDVDPNNSNQVLLIYGYSSSGTTARTRGINDNSGSNGDWNREHVYPRSLGDPNLGSSGPGSDAHHLRPSDVQYNSQRGNKSFADGSGNSGDVSGGWYPGDEWKGDVARMMMYMYLRYGDRCLPNVVGVGSSAGTPDDMIDLFLEWNAEDPVSAIEDNRNNYHEDVSNQYAQGNRNPFIDNPNLATQIWGGPTAENRWATASVNDSTKLNDVRVFPNPSYNRKITISATQSPISEIKVFSVLGKEVFTDKNPVFISNRYTIESLKSGIYLLKISSDTSFTTKKIVIN